Proteins encoded together in one uncultured Desulfosarcina sp. window:
- a CDS encoding diguanylate cyclase: MSQALDSSITEPEINSIVKQVKKEIKKLESSSGSFQEDIQHANREIESLKKKVERYKNEATKDPLTKLDNRRKFDDKLKAALEEANGKGSPLCLIIADVDHFKKVNDTYGHLVGDNVLRMVASTMKEFIKSKDILARIGGEEFAILLPATALENAMKLADDIRVSFEQLDLKKKSTGESLGKITMSFGVTTYKNSESADDFINRADKALYHSKESGRNRVTGR, translated from the coding sequence ATGAGCCAGGCATTGGACTCCAGCATCACCGAACCGGAAATCAATTCCATCGTCAAGCAGGTCAAAAAGGAAATCAAAAAGCTGGAATCCTCCAGCGGTTCTTTTCAGGAAGATATCCAGCATGCCAATCGTGAGATCGAGAGCCTGAAAAAGAAAGTCGAACGCTATAAAAACGAAGCGACGAAGGACCCCTTAACCAAGCTCGACAACCGGCGAAAATTCGACGATAAATTGAAAGCGGCCTTAGAAGAAGCCAATGGGAAAGGGAGTCCGCTGTGTCTGATCATCGCCGATGTCGACCATTTCAAAAAAGTTAATGACACCTATGGGCACCTGGTTGGAGACAACGTTCTGCGCATGGTTGCGTCCACGATGAAGGAATTCATCAAAAGCAAGGATATATTGGCACGAATTGGCGGCGAAGAATTCGCCATTCTGCTGCCCGCGACAGCCCTTGAGAATGCGATGAAACTGGCCGACGATATTCGTGTGAGCTTTGAGCAGCTCGATCTGAAAAAGAAAAGCACGGGAGAGAGTTTGGGAAAAATCACTATGAGTTTCGGGGTTACGACCTATAAAAATTCCGAGAGCGCCGATGACTTCATCAACCGGGCGGATAAAGCACTTTACCATTCCAAGGAATCAGGACGAAACAGGGTCACCGGTCGATAG
- a CDS encoding ISNCY family transposase: MREKQQKQMPLISLPTGHPREVELEMISKILDKTPNIYDHVLQDLNGGLKIERQRTGANGMSAEQVTRAAIVMKLFNFTYEDLAFHISDSRSLRRFCRIGIFDKGFKKSALNENIKRICPETWELISLDLLAYAKDNNIEKGRTTRVDCTVVESNIHPPCDSMQLYDAVRVLARLLTQARDDFKIKIVFTDHRRRAKRRMTAIQYAKGKKQRLSPYKDLLKVTQKSIGYAIKAEETIGGICTTNFELLGLLNSIKHYSDLARQVYDQTYRRVIQGESVSADQKVFSIFEEHTDIIIKDRRDNHYGHKICLTGGASNLILDCVVLEGNPADSTLVEQMLDRQKSAYGRYPLKVALDGGFASKGNLNTAKAKGVKDVCFAKKRGLEEIDMCRSHYVYKKLRQFRAGIESGISWLKRSFGLTRCTWKGFRSFKSYVLSSVVAANLLTIARKQLAPAG, from the coding sequence ATGCGCGAGAAACAACAAAAACAAATGCCGCTGATAAGTCTCCCCACGGGTCATCCCAGAGAAGTAGAACTGGAGATGATCAGCAAAATCCTGGACAAGACTCCTAACATTTACGATCATGTTCTGCAAGACCTCAACGGTGGCCTCAAGATAGAACGTCAACGAACCGGGGCCAACGGTATGAGTGCCGAGCAGGTGACCCGCGCCGCGATTGTGATGAAGCTTTTCAACTTCACCTATGAAGACCTCGCCTTTCATATTTCCGATTCCAGATCGCTCAGACGGTTTTGCAGAATCGGTATTTTCGATAAGGGCTTCAAGAAATCCGCCCTGAATGAAAATATCAAAAGGATCTGCCCTGAGACCTGGGAGCTTATTTCCCTGGACCTGTTGGCATATGCGAAGGACAACAACATCGAAAAAGGCAGAACGACCCGAGTCGATTGTACCGTCGTCGAGAGCAACATCCACCCTCCTTGCGATTCCATGCAGTTGTATGACGCTGTGCGCGTGCTCGCGCGGTTGTTGACTCAAGCCCGGGATGACTTCAAAATTAAAATCGTTTTCACGGATCATCGTCGCCGTGCAAAAAGGCGGATGACCGCCATCCAATACGCAAAAGGGAAAAAGCAACGACTGTCTCCGTATAAAGACCTGCTCAAGGTCACCCAAAAGTCCATCGGTTACGCGATCAAAGCCGAAGAAACGATAGGCGGAATCTGCACAACCAATTTTGAATTGCTTGGCTTATTGAACAGCATCAAACATTACAGCGATTTGGCCCGTCAGGTCTACGACCAGACCTATCGCCGGGTTATTCAAGGCGAAAGCGTATCGGCCGACCAGAAGGTATTCTCGATTTTCGAGGAACACACGGACATCATCATCAAAGACCGCCGGGATAACCATTATGGCCATAAGATTTGCCTGACCGGTGGAGCCTCGAACCTTATCCTCGATTGTGTCGTTCTTGAGGGCAATCCCGCAGATAGCACACTGGTTGAACAGATGCTGGATCGCCAGAAATCGGCTTACGGACGCTACCCGCTGAAAGTTGCCCTGGACGGTGGCTTTGCATCCAAAGGCAATCTGAACACGGCCAAGGCCAAAGGCGTCAAAGATGTCTGCTTTGCCAAAAAACGGGGTCTTGAAGAGATTGACATGTGTCGCAGTCACTATGTTTACAAAAAGCTCAGACAGTTCCGTGCCGGTATCGAATCGGGCATATCCTGGCTCAAACGCAGTTTCGGCTTGACCCGGTGCACGTGGAAAGGTTTTCGTTCTTTTAAAAGCTACGTGCTTTCGTCGGTGGTCGCGGCCAACCTGCTGACGATCGCTCGAAAGCAATTGGCTCCTGCTGGATAA
- a CDS encoding PAS domain-containing protein, producing MDHTNGMIESEKDGTLAAMLQSIGDHISIMDADLNIVWANDIAKKKFGKNIIGKKCYQAFHNRSKPCEPSPCISKRAFADGNIHEHNTEVIDKDGHTICFHCTANVALRDENGIPVRVIEISRDITELKKAEVEKDRLIEELREASEKIKALNRLLPICACCKKIRNDQGYWQQVEVYLRDNAEILFSHSICPECSEKLYPEFYNESEIKK from the coding sequence ATGGACCATACGAACGGAATGATAGAAAGCGAAAAAGACGGAACACTGGCTGCGATGCTGCAATCCATCGGCGATCACATCAGCATCATGGACGCCGATCTGAACATCGTCTGGGCCAATGACATCGCCAAAAAAAAATTCGGCAAAAACATCATCGGCAAAAAATGCTACCAGGCCTTCCACAATCGGTCAAAGCCCTGCGAACCTTCCCCCTGCATCAGCAAACGCGCATTTGCCGATGGCAACATTCATGAGCATAACACCGAGGTCATCGATAAAGACGGCCATACCATCTGTTTCCATTGCACGGCCAACGTTGCGTTGAGAGATGAAAACGGGATTCCGGTGCGCGTCATCGAAATTTCCCGGGACATCACCGAACTGAAGAAAGCGGAAGTGGAAAAAGACCGGCTGATCGAGGAACTGAGGGAAGCATCCGAAAAAATAAAAGCCTTGAACCGGCTGTTGCCGATCTGTGCCTGCTGCAAAAAAATTCGAAACGACCAGGGATATTGGCAGCAGGTCGAGGTTTACCTTCGCGACAATGCGGAAATTCTATTCAGCCACAGCATCTGCCCTGAATGCTCTGAAAAACTGTATCCTGAGTTCTATAATGAAAGTGAAATAAAAAAATAG
- a CDS encoding response regulator — protein MEKIVLQSAGSLSVAVLALVMMILQAAFLCKKPRFTLYGWSLGISFSAMLYAIGVFFEYNCPPGPLNQWAGRLEWTAIVFLIHFLYGFTFCYFKINARRYHQIAGCFHLFLMFLIWGTDLLIADRFVARHFTGLPQPYIEPDLGPYGTFFVLYGFLSSLGAITIWLRCKDPGEHYKGACLSGIAIWTLLGIHDGMAALGVPSFQYFMEYGFFVFALLVLWIVISRFYEILSEDKYRTITRFVNDGILVVQNDTAVFENPACRSLLGKSAVGWTIKDFTAMIAENDKERFLEFYETFTDPAVTENSVTVCIERDDGSQSTVEINANVIHYKTGPAVLAVLRDISERIREEEERKRSEEKVARLKKMESLGLLAGGVAHDLNNVLSGIVSYPELLLMELPEDSKLRGPIQTIQESGKRAAAIVSELLTVARGAAIEKEVMNLNRTIEDYVRSPEHKKLMMFHPKVRVETNLETQLLNIKGSPLHFGKAVMNLVSNAAEAIEDRGRVVISTANRSLDHPVKGYGNIPKGDYVVLTVADNGPGMDRETLDRIFEPFYTKKVMGRSGTGLGLTLVWNVVQDHGAYIDIVSSGQGTRFDIYCHVTRELPAGEISPFQIENFTGKGERILVVDDVKSQREITCRILEKMGYTTSSVSSGEAAVEYIREYGVVDLLLLDMIMDPGINGRETYDRIKEIQPDQKAIILSGFAETEEVKRALEAGAAKYIKKPVIISELGQAIKDVLS, from the coding sequence GTGGAAAAAATTGTATTGCAATCCGCCGGTTCATTATCTGTTGCCGTACTGGCACTGGTAATGATGATTCTTCAAGCAGCCTTCCTTTGTAAGAAACCAAGATTCACGCTCTATGGCTGGAGCCTGGGAATTTCATTTTCGGCGATGCTCTATGCCATTGGCGTTTTCTTCGAATACAATTGCCCGCCGGGTCCGTTAAACCAATGGGCAGGCCGACTGGAATGGACGGCGATCGTTTTCCTGATTCACTTCTTATACGGATTTACATTCTGCTACTTTAAAATCAACGCCAGGCGTTATCACCAGATTGCCGGATGTTTTCATCTGTTTTTGATGTTTCTCATCTGGGGAACAGACCTCTTGATTGCCGACCGATTTGTAGCCCGCCATTTTACGGGCCTGCCGCAGCCATACATCGAGCCGGATTTGGGTCCTTATGGGACTTTCTTCGTATTGTACGGTTTTTTATCGAGCTTGGGGGCGATCACGATTTGGCTGCGGTGCAAGGATCCTGGTGAGCATTATAAGGGGGCCTGCCTTTCTGGCATTGCCATCTGGACGCTGCTTGGCATCCATGACGGTATGGCCGCCCTGGGTGTGCCTTCATTTCAATATTTTATGGAATATGGTTTCTTTGTCTTCGCCCTTCTCGTACTTTGGATCGTTATCAGCAGGTTCTATGAAATCCTGTCCGAGGATAAATACCGTACGATTACCCGATTCGTAAATGACGGCATACTCGTGGTACAGAACGATACGGCTGTTTTCGAAAATCCTGCCTGCCGGTCTCTGCTCGGCAAATCGGCCGTCGGCTGGACCATTAAAGACTTCACGGCCATGATTGCCGAAAACGATAAAGAAAGGTTTTTAGAGTTTTACGAGACCTTCACGGATCCTGCGGTCACCGAGAACTCGGTCACCGTGTGCATAGAAAGGGATGACGGCAGTCAATCCACAGTCGAAATCAATGCCAACGTGATTCATTATAAAACCGGTCCTGCAGTTCTGGCCGTTCTGCGAGACATCTCGGAACGCATACGAGAAGAGGAGGAACGCAAGAGAAGCGAAGAGAAGGTGGCGCGTCTGAAAAAGATGGAGTCTCTTGGACTGCTGGCCGGCGGCGTGGCCCACGATTTGAACAATGTTCTTTCGGGAATCGTCAGCTATCCCGAACTGCTCCTCATGGAACTGCCCGAAGACAGCAAGCTCAGGGGGCCGATCCAGACGATTCAGGAATCCGGGAAGCGTGCGGCGGCTATTGTCAGTGAATTGCTGACCGTCGCCCGAGGTGCGGCCATTGAAAAGGAGGTGATGAACCTCAACCGGACCATCGAAGACTACGTCCGATCCCCGGAGCACAAGAAGCTGATGATGTTCCACCCGAAGGTCAGGGTGGAAACGAACCTGGAAACGCAACTTCTCAATATCAAGGGCTCACCGCTGCATTTTGGCAAAGCCGTGATGAATCTGGTATCCAACGCTGCAGAGGCCATCGAGGACCGCGGACGGGTGGTGATCTCCACCGCCAACCGCAGCCTGGATCATCCCGTCAAGGGTTATGGCAACATCCCCAAAGGAGACTATGTCGTCCTGACCGTGGCTGACAACGGGCCGGGAATGGACCGGGAAACGCTGGATCGGATCTTCGAACCCTTTTATACCAAGAAAGTCATGGGCCGCAGTGGCACCGGTCTCGGCCTGACCCTGGTATGGAATGTGGTTCAGGACCACGGCGCTTATATCGACATCGTCAGCAGCGGTCAGGGCACCCGCTTCGATATATACTGCCATGTTACCCGGGAGTTGCCGGCCGGCGAGATAAGTCCGTTTCAGATCGAGAACTTCACCGGAAAGGGGGAACGCATCCTGGTTGTGGACGATGTTAAAAGCCAGCGGGAAATCACCTGCCGGATTCTGGAGAAAATGGGCTACACAACAAGCAGTGTGTCGTCCGGAGAAGCAGCCGTCGAATATATCCGGGAATATGGCGTCGTCGATCTACTACTTCTGGATATGATCATGGACCCCGGGATAAACGGCCGGGAAACCTATGATCGGATCAAGGAAATCCAGCCAGACCAGAAGGCGATCATTTTAAGCGGTTTCGCCGAAACCGAGGAGGTTAAACGCGCCCTTGAGGCCGGTGCCGCCAAATACATCAAGAAACCCGTGATCATCAGTGAGTTGGGGCAGGCGATAAAGGACGTGTTATCTTAA
- a CDS encoding aminotransferase class III-fold pyridoxal phosphate-dependent enzyme: MGAFTRMASATGQAKHREKFNPLMPGYLFVPFDDPAAIQRTLDDDVAAVIVEPVQDEGGVRIPSEGYLEAVSRLCRANGTLLIVDEIQTGFCRTGPMFAIGETGARADFLTMAKGIAGGFPFGAFAMSQDLADRVEAGDHGGTGELR, encoded by the coding sequence ATGGGCGCTTTTACACGTATGGCATCGGCAACGGGCCAGGCAAAGCACCGCGAGAAGTTCAATCCGCTCATGCCCGGTTATCTGTTCGTTCCCTTCGATGACCCGGCAGCAATCCAACGCACCCTGGACGACGATGTCGCGGCGGTCATCGTGGAACCGGTTCAGGACGAGGGAGGCGTTCGCATACCGTCGGAAGGGTACCTGGAGGCCGTATCCCGGCTTTGCAGGGCCAACGGCACGCTGCTGATCGTAGACGAGATCCAGACCGGTTTCTGCCGAACCGGTCCCATGTTCGCCATCGGCGAAACCGGGGCCCGGGCGGATTTCCTAACCATGGCAAAAGGAATCGCCGGAGGTTTCCCCTTTGGTGCTTTCGCCATGTCCCAGGACCTGGCAGACCGGGTGGAGGCCGGCGATCACGGCGGCACAGGGGAATTAAGATAA
- a CDS encoding ATP-binding protein: MIHYRPGIRDKLIAIFIVIKVLPLVALAWFAWEAVSHLALTVEGQVGEMVSESRTVVEQIGKLSTENSIRALDVKARESIERLTTDTARAVAAFLYDRDRDIAYAASLTPSEAAYRKFLSRHTRPVIDHHPWVMDDTGQAWIPSVRATADGLEVTSQNRDNRTDFHYRFPQEDEIVQHRPLFLEMTFIDLTGHEKIKVTASTRMDSRLRDISRKENTYCRAETYFRDLKKLKPGDIYVSDVIGAYVKGHLVGPYTRARAKARGIPFAPESSGYAGKENPVGKRFEGIIRWAAPVENNGTITGYVTLALDHVHVMEFTDHIIPTEARYSPISDAGSGNYAFMWDYLGRCISHPRDYFIVGYDPSTGEHAVPWLDEELYTRWQESKLPIHRFLEHAPRFKMQSLGKKPAAPLTKAGLIALDGRFLNFAPQCSGWHNLTRDGGSGSFLIYWSGLWKLTTAAAIPYFTGRYGEHPRGFGYVTIGANVDEFHRAANRTAREIEAIEKTYQSSLKAKSERNKASMASTLKDTARDLGLYTSLMIVVVIFIAIWMAATLTGKITGMIQGIGRFQRGERGHRLERKSSDEMGQLAQAFNDMADSVAQSIEEIQAAKVAAEKANVLLQEEIEERERAEQALARHRDHLEERVKERTLTLEKEISERKTIEKVLQESERRLRKQNDSLVRLAKNESIYLGNVNDALRLIVKTAAQTMGVERCGVWMFDRSHKKIELLACYSLSSGSYSSGGELLAEDNPVYFEALDRDRVICAPDAYNDPRTKEFAVRYLSEYNIYSMLDVSILVHGKVVGVVCVEQMGEKRQWQIDGIQFVSSISDLVALALNASERRQAETEKKQLEYRLHRAEKMEAIGTLAGGVAHDLNNILSGIVSYPELLLMKLPADSDMKKPIGTILNAGKRAAAIVQDLLTLARRGVVVTETVNLNTIVSDHLDSPEHSKLLSFHSSVTIQTDLDPNLMNISGSPVHLSKTVMNLISNSAEAMPKGGSIVISTQNRYVDLPVRGYSEVAEGDYAVLTVADTGVGISPDDLSRIFEPFYTKKKMGRSGTGLGMAVVWGTVDDHKGYIDVESSEGTGTRFTLYFPITRDTIEKERHDPLTIADLRGDGEAILVVDDVEQQRVIASMILTELGYRATAVSSGEKAVEYLSSHSVDLIVLDMIMDPGMDGLDTYRKIIGSHPGQKAIVASGYSETQRVRKVLKLGVGQYLKKPYSLEQLGKAVKVELKK, translated from the coding sequence ATGATTCACTATCGGCCCGGCATCCGAGACAAGCTCATCGCGATTTTCATCGTTATCAAAGTACTGCCTCTTGTGGCCCTGGCATGGTTTGCCTGGGAGGCCGTGTCCCACCTGGCGCTAACCGTTGAAGGGCAGGTGGGGGAGATGGTTTCCGAAAGCAGGACTGTTGTCGAACAGATTGGAAAGCTATCCACGGAAAACTCCATTCGGGCCCTGGATGTCAAAGCCAGGGAGTCGATCGAACGGTTGACAACGGACACCGCCAGGGCTGTGGCGGCTTTTTTGTATGATCGTGATCGGGACATCGCGTATGCCGCATCTCTAACCCCTTCCGAAGCGGCCTATCGGAAATTTCTGAGTCGCCACACCCGACCGGTAATCGATCATCACCCGTGGGTGATGGATGACACCGGCCAAGCCTGGATTCCTTCAGTGCGTGCAACAGCCGATGGACTTGAAGTTACATCGCAGAACCGGGACAACCGTACCGATTTTCACTATCGCTTTCCGCAAGAAGATGAAATCGTCCAGCACCGACCGCTATTTCTGGAGATGACGTTCATCGATCTTACCGGACATGAAAAGATCAAGGTGACCGCCTCAACGCGCATGGACAGCCGCTTGCGCGACATCAGCAGAAAGGAAAACACCTATTGCCGCGCGGAAACGTATTTTCGCGACCTGAAGAAGCTGAAGCCCGGCGATATCTACGTGTCCGACGTGATCGGAGCCTACGTCAAGGGGCATCTGGTCGGCCCTTACACCAGGGCCAGGGCCAAGGCGCGGGGAATCCCCTTCGCTCCCGAATCGTCCGGATATGCCGGCAAAGAGAATCCTGTCGGCAAACGGTTTGAGGGCATTATCCGCTGGGCCGCGCCGGTGGAAAACAACGGGACGATAACCGGGTATGTCACACTGGCCCTTGACCATGTGCATGTGATGGAATTTACAGATCATATCATTCCGACAGAAGCGCGGTATTCCCCCATATCGGATGCCGGCAGCGGCAATTATGCATTTATGTGGGATTACCTGGGCCGCTGCATCTCCCATCCCCGGGATTATTTTATTGTCGGATACGATCCCTCCACGGGAGAACATGCCGTACCGTGGCTCGACGAGGAGTTATACACCCGCTGGCAGGAGAGTAAATTGCCGATCCACCGGTTCCTGGAACATGCGCCCCGATTCAAGATGCAGTCTCTGGGAAAGAAACCGGCGGCGCCGCTGACGAAAGCGGGCTTGATCGCTCTGGACGGACGGTTTCTCAATTTTGCCCCTCAGTGTTCCGGATGGCACAATTTGACCCGGGATGGCGGATCGGGCTCGTTTCTGATTTATTGGAGCGGCTTGTGGAAATTGACAACCGCCGCGGCGATCCCCTATTTCACAGGCCGATATGGAGAGCACCCCCGGGGATTCGGATATGTGACCATTGGCGCCAATGTGGACGAGTTTCACCGGGCCGCCAATCGGACAGCCCGGGAAATCGAAGCCATCGAAAAGACATACCAGTCAAGCCTGAAAGCTAAATCGGAGCGTAACAAAGCCTCGATGGCGAGCACCTTGAAGGATACGGCCAGAGACCTCGGGCTTTATACCTCGCTGATGATCGTCGTCGTCATTTTTATTGCCATATGGATGGCGGCCACCCTTACCGGGAAAATCACCGGCATGATCCAGGGAATTGGGCGTTTTCAAAGGGGGGAGCGGGGGCATCGCCTGGAAAGAAAATCCTCGGATGAGATGGGACAGCTGGCTCAGGCGTTCAACGATATGGCCGATAGCGTGGCGCAATCCATAGAAGAGATTCAGGCCGCCAAGGTGGCTGCTGAAAAGGCCAATGTGCTGTTGCAGGAAGAAATTGAAGAGCGCGAGAGAGCAGAGCAGGCGCTTGCCCGGCATCGTGACCATCTGGAGGAGCGGGTCAAGGAAAGGACCCTGACACTGGAAAAAGAGATCTCGGAGCGCAAAACAATTGAAAAGGTCCTCCAGGAAAGTGAAAGACGCCTCCGAAAACAGAACGACAGCCTTGTCAGGCTGGCCAAAAACGAATCGATTTACCTGGGCAACGTCAACGATGCCTTGCGGCTTATCGTGAAAACCGCTGCCCAGACGATGGGTGTGGAACGGTGCGGTGTGTGGATGTTCGATCGGAGCCACAAAAAAATTGAACTGCTGGCGTGCTATTCCTTGAGTTCGGGATCTTACTCCAGTGGGGGTGAGTTGCTGGCGGAAGATAATCCCGTCTATTTCGAAGCCCTCGATCGCGACCGGGTGATCTGTGCACCGGATGCCTATAATGATCCCAGAACAAAAGAGTTCGCTGTGCGTTACCTGTCGGAGTACAATATTTACTCCATGCTGGACGTGAGCATATTGGTTCATGGCAAGGTCGTGGGCGTTGTTTGCGTCGAACAGATGGGCGAGAAAAGGCAGTGGCAGATCGATGGGATTCAATTTGTCAGCTCCATCTCGGATCTGGTTGCGCTGGCGTTAAATGCCTCCGAGCGCAGGCAGGCGGAAACGGAAAAGAAACAGTTGGAGTATCGCCTCCACCGCGCTGAAAAGATGGAAGCCATTGGCACGCTGGCAGGCGGCGTGGCCCACGATCTGAACAACATTCTTTCGGGAATCGTCAGCTATCCCGAACTGCTGCTCATGAAATTGCCCGCCGACAGCGATATGAAAAAGCCGATCGGGACGATATTGAATGCCGGTAAACGCGCTGCTGCGATCGTACAGGACCTGCTGACCCTGGCGAGAAGAGGGGTTGTTGTAACGGAAACCGTAAACTTGAATACCATCGTTTCAGACCATCTGGACAGCCCCGAACACAGTAAACTCCTGTCGTTTCATTCGTCGGTGACGATCCAGACCGACCTCGATCCGAATTTGATGAATATTTCCGGATCTCCCGTTCATCTTTCCAAAACGGTGATGAACCTGATATCCAATTCGGCCGAGGCAATGCCGAAGGGCGGATCTATTGTCATATCCACGCAAAACAGGTATGTCGACCTGCCGGTCAGGGGGTACAGCGAGGTTGCCGAAGGCGATTATGCCGTTCTCACCGTTGCCGATACGGGTGTGGGCATTTCGCCCGACGATCTAAGCCGCATTTTCGAACCCTTCTACACCAAAAAGAAGATGGGCCGGAGCGGCACGGGGCTCGGTATGGCTGTCGTGTGGGGAACGGTGGATGACCACAAAGGCTATATTGACGTCGAGAGCAGTGAGGGAACCGGAACCCGGTTTACGCTTTACTTTCCGATAACCCGCGACACCATCGAAAAGGAGCGTCACGACCCGTTGACAATCGCGGATTTGCGAGGAGACGGGGAAGCGATTCTGGTTGTCGACGATGTAGAACAGCAGCGGGTTATTGCCTCGATGATTCTGACCGAACTCGGCTATCGGGCCACAGCCGTATCCAGCGGCGAAAAGGCCGTCGAATACCTGTCTTCTCATTCGGTCGATCTGATTGTCCTGGATATGATTATGGACCCGGGTATGGATGGCCTTGACACCTATCGAAAGATAATCGGTTCTCATCCGGGTCAAAAGGCCATTGTTGCCAGTGGCTACTCCGAAACTCAGCGGGTTCGAAAGGTGCTGAAGCTGGGTGTGGGGCAGTATTTGAAAAAGCCGTACTCCCTGGAACAACTTGGCAAGGCGGTGAAGGTCGAACTCAAAAAATGA
- a CDS encoding AraC family transcriptional regulator — protein sequence MKATKDVIFWRDPQIADLEICQVTASSHVFPNHAHDGIYAVGMMMAGGAYCLGPEKSYSLVSPGQIALINPCQIHSGVPACGRQTYRMIYFNMKKMAAAAAEITGKPGAMPEFACMVVGDPLLWKRLQRLCRVIQGPAGQLEKDTAVMDAMAHFVTHYGNVKPARTASRGDDVSMRRARDYLSADLDCKLSLKDAARNAGLSRYHFLRVFKRETGFPPHLFRTLRRIDRARQLLRKGLAPAQTALAVGFSDQSHFSNTFRKYTGATPGQYLSQS from the coding sequence ATGAAAGCGACGAAAGATGTGATTTTCTGGCGGGATCCGCAGATCGCCGACCTGGAAATCTGCCAGGTGACCGCCAGCAGCCATGTGTTCCCGAATCATGCCCATGACGGCATTTATGCCGTCGGCATGATGATGGCAGGCGGTGCGTACTGCCTCGGGCCGGAAAAATCGTATTCATTGGTGTCGCCAGGGCAGATTGCCCTGATCAATCCCTGCCAGATTCACTCCGGCGTGCCTGCCTGCGGCAGACAGACATATCGCATGATCTATTTCAACATGAAAAAGATGGCTGCGGCTGCCGCCGAAATAACAGGAAAGCCGGGGGCCATGCCGGAATTCGCATGCATGGTGGTTGGGGACCCGCTTTTGTGGAAACGCCTGCAGCGGCTCTGTCGGGTGATTCAGGGGCCTGCCGGCCAATTGGAAAAAGATACTGCCGTCATGGATGCCATGGCCCATTTCGTGACCCACTACGGCAATGTCAAGCCTGCCCGCACCGCCTCCCGCGGGGACGACGTCTCCATGAGGCGCGCCAGGGACTATCTGTCCGCAGACCTCGACTGCAAGCTCTCTCTTAAAGATGCCGCCCGGAACGCGGGATTGAGCCGCTACCATTTTCTGCGGGTCTTCAAACGCGAAACCGGGTTCCCTCCTCACCTTTTTCGCACCTTGCGGCGGATCGACCGGGCCCGGCAATTGCTGCGCAAGGGCCTGGCGCCCGCACAGACCGCCCTGGCCGTGGGATTTTCCGATCAGAGCCATTTCAGCAACACCTTTCGCAAGTATACCGGAGCTACCCCCGGGCAATACCTCTCCCAATCCTGA
- a CDS encoding DMT family transporter, which translates to MKAASTEKALARSTGAFIDIQPVLPVAALLAAVGLWGGSFAAMRMAVQAMHPLSVVWLRMIIALAMIMPFAGRLKTVTYRRGDWKRLAPMVLLQPCLYFLLESNALRYTTSSQAGVISALVPLLVAAGAWLMLGEPVGKATFAGLFMSVAGVIALSLSGSGSASAPNPLLGNGLELIAMASAAMNMILVKQLSGRYSPWLLTGLQVLAGSLFFSPGLILLFMGEGICWTVPLVFAILFLGVLVTLGAFGLYNWAMSRLPASRASAFINLVPVTAVAIGWLAMGESLNGLQSAAAVAVIVGVGISQKKMR; encoded by the coding sequence ATGAAAGCAGCATCGACGGAAAAGGCCCTGGCCCGCAGCACCGGGGCTTTTATCGACATCCAGCCGGTTCTGCCCGTTGCGGCCCTGCTGGCTGCGGTCGGATTGTGGGGCGGTTCCTTTGCCGCCATGCGGATGGCGGTGCAGGCGATGCACCCGCTTTCCGTGGTCTGGCTGCGCATGATCATTGCACTGGCGATGATCATGCCCTTTGCCGGCCGTCTGAAAACGGTAACCTACCGTCGGGGGGACTGGAAACGCCTGGCGCCCATGGTGCTGCTGCAGCCCTGCCTTTACTTTCTGCTGGAATCCAACGCCCTGCGATATACGACCTCATCCCAGGCCGGTGTCATCAGCGCCCTGGTGCCGCTTCTGGTGGCTGCGGGCGCCTGGCTTATGCTGGGGGAGCCGGTGGGCAAGGCGACATTTGCCGGCCTTTTCATGTCGGTCGCCGGCGTTATTGCCCTGAGCCTTTCGGGATCGGGCAGCGCTTCGGCGCCCAACCCGCTGCTGGGCAACGGTCTGGAACTGATCGCCATGGCCAGTGCGGCCATGAACATGATTCTGGTCAAACAGCTTAGCGGGCGCTACAGTCCCTGGCTGCTGACCGGCCTCCAGGTGCTTGCCGGAAGCCTGTTTTTCTCGCCGGGTCTGATTTTGCTGTTCATGGGGGAGGGTATCTGCTGGACGGTGCCCCTGGTGTTCGCCATTCTGTTTCTCGGGGTGCTGGTTACGCTGGGGGCTTTCGGGCTTTACAACTGGGCGATGAGCCGCCTTCCGGCGTCACGGGCGTCGGCCTTCATCAACCTGGTGCCGGTAACGGCCGTGGCCATCGGCTGGCTGGCCATGGGAGAGTCGTTGAACGGGCTGCAAAGTGCGGCTGCCGTGGCGGTCATCGTCGGGGTGGGGATCAGCCAAAAGAAGATGCGTTGA